One Thomasclavelia spiroformis DSM 1552 DNA window includes the following coding sequences:
- a CDS encoding DegV family protein, which translates to MKKIAILADSGCQLPIGTLENQGIYIVPLTITMNNKAYLDFEEISALDVFERMNETGEIIKTSQPSTGVIQAAVKRIINNGYDHIIAISIATGLSSTLSGMKLACDMAQMPVTLIDTKGTANNHRYLIKVAKKLIDDQKDVTEIENVLTSLIEQSATLIMTPNLTHLKKGGRITPAVAMLGNLLKIVPVMKLNYELGGKIDSLDKVRTVKKANLRIIEHMVDECKVNNHDYIFAIEHVLAEELAQTMKQVLIDKIGECQIVVRELPSVVGAHMGVGGIGYQYIRKYEGVSWNE; encoded by the coding sequence ATGAAAAAAATCGCAATTTTAGCTGATAGTGGATGCCAATTACCAATTGGAACATTAGAAAATCAAGGTATATATATTGTTCCTCTAACTATAACAATGAATAATAAGGCATATTTAGATTTTGAAGAAATAAGTGCTTTAGATGTTTTTGAAAGAATGAATGAAACAGGCGAGATAATTAAAACTTCACAGCCATCAACTGGAGTAATTCAAGCAGCAGTTAAAAGAATAATAAATAATGGTTATGATCATATTATTGCTATTTCAATTGCTACTGGATTATCATCAACGTTAAGTGGAATGAAGTTAGCTTGTGATATGGCACAAATGCCAGTTACTTTGATCGATACCAAGGGTACAGCTAATAATCATCGTTATTTAATTAAGGTTGCTAAAAAATTAATTGATGATCAAAAAGATGTAACAGAAATAGAAAATGTTTTAACATCATTAATTGAACAATCAGCTACTTTAATTATGACACCTAATTTAACACATTTAAAAAAAGGTGGAAGAATTACACCAGCTGTAGCAATGTTAGGAAATTTATTAAAAATTGTTCCTGTAATGAAATTAAATTATGAACTTGGTGGAAAAATTGATAGCTTAGATAAAGTCAGAACTGTAAAAAAAGCAAATTTAAGAATTATTGAACATATGGTTGATGAATGTAAAGTTAATAATCATGATTATATTTTTGCTATTGAACATGTTTTAGCCGAAGAACTAGCACAAACAATGAAACAAGTGTTGATTGATAAAATTGGAGAATGTCAAATAGTAGTTAGAGAATTACCTTCAGTTGTTGGTGCTCATATGGGTGTAGGAGGTATTGGATATCAATATATAAGAAAATATGAGGGAGTATCATGGAACGAATAA
- a CDS encoding YigZ family protein has product MKSIREITTYKWIIKKSEFICTLIPCNDPNDIDTIIHQYQDKYHDATHNCIAYIVGNQKKANDNGEPSGTAGLPMLDVLEKNELTNIIAIVTRYFGGIKLGAGGLTRAYRQSVADALKEADIVEKFSVPLYKITIDYSFTKKFDHLLKVHKIKCINIEYLERVSYTCYLEDESFFSIVQDLTNNTYSKEYLRNDYIELS; this is encoded by the coding sequence ATGAAATCAATTAGAGAAATTACAACATATAAATGGATAATAAAGAAATCAGAATTTATTTGCACTTTAATTCCATGCAATGATCCAAATGATATCGATACTATTATTCACCAATATCAAGATAAATATCATGATGCAACTCATAATTGTATTGCTTATATTGTAGGTAATCAAAAAAAAGCTAATGATAACGGTGAACCAAGTGGAACTGCCGGTTTACCAATGCTAGATGTGTTAGAAAAAAATGAATTAACAAATATCATTGCTATTGTAACAAGATATTTTGGAGGAATTAAATTAGGTGCTGGTGGTTTAACTAGGGCTTATCGCCAAAGTGTTGCTGATGCATTAAAAGAAGCTGATATCGTTGAAAAATTCAGTGTGCCACTATATAAAATTACCATCGATTATTCATTTACTAAAAAATTTGATCATTTACTTAAGGTACATAAAATTAAATGTATTAATATTGAATATTTAGAACGCGTTAGTTATACTTGCTATCTTGAAGATGAATCATTTTTTTCCATTGTTCAAGATCTAACTAACAACACATATAGTAAAGAATATCTTCGAAATGATTATATTGAATTATCATAA
- a CDS encoding dUTP diphosphatase, giving the protein MNEINKIYQQHVINELKLVTDSNREVLNKDKVKMKTLAFLCELGKVGEVTKVSSFWDSSVSDHDEILDCFIDGLHMLLSIGFELHVDSLKNYQEISDLNNVADQLIKVYKNALKIMDTYSFEAFQNCIDDYFTLGFKIGLDFDTILNKYAHE; this is encoded by the coding sequence ATGAATGAAATTAATAAAATTTATCAACAACATGTAATCAACGAATTAAAATTAGTTACCGATAGTAATCGAGAAGTTTTAAATAAAGATAAAGTTAAAATGAAAACATTAGCTTTTCTTTGTGAACTTGGAAAAGTCGGTGAAGTTACTAAGGTTTCAAGTTTTTGGGATAGTTCAGTTAGTGATCATGATGAAATTTTAGATTGTTTTATTGATGGATTGCATATGTTACTTTCAATTGGATTTGAATTACATGTTGATAGTTTAAAAAATTATCAAGAAATTAGTGATCTAAATAATGTTGCTGATCAATTAATAAAAGTATACAAAAATGCATTAAAAATAATGGACACATACAGTTTTGAAGCATTTCAAAACTGTATCGACGACTATTTTACATTAGGATTTAAAATCGGTTTAGATTTCGATACTATTTTAAATAAATATGCACATGAATAA